In a genomic window of Methylobacter sp. YRD-M1:
- a CDS encoding ShlB/FhaC/HecB family hemolysin secretion/activation protein, with translation MKNLGILAMRGSIVCAMQFTIFSNAMAQGEQIPGSIQPGQIEKQLKVAPIPKAEPPAIQVIPEQPIPAPEEGAVSFEFKEVVFSGATVYPEADLKAFFADLVGKTVTLKQLRAAANNAATKYRNDGYVLAQVLIPKQTLKDGLMRLDVVEGSIGEVRFQGGTADDKIELLQDYVDKIRATKPVRIDVLERYLLLINDLPGITAHGSLSPSAKQPGSADLVIEIAQKNFGGSLGFNNRLTELLGTYRAEVYGEANNILGLQEKSYARILQSFEDKMTVLSVGEDLPLSSEGTRLSLMFNEVWSNSSLFDISNDLKSNLVSFNLGVSHPLIRSRNTNLSIRGTYSMVDSRSKSDFFNETITNDRIRSFRVGLTYDLADSWRGINIADLELSQGVDALGARNPSDASREAGTSQLSAAQGQVDYTKTNLYLARLQALAPNWSFLAAFQGQYTEDVLLAPEQFSLGGEQFLRAYDPSEFIGDKGFATKAELRYTFNPFDAASATLYGFFDYGEVHYNYDRPGVSVEAAGVGMRLSVTRYFSGYIEGAKPMHPDQSTEQNKDMRLFGGFKLTF, from the coding sequence GTGAAAAATTTAGGCATTTTAGCCATGCGGGGAAGTATTGTCTGCGCAATGCAGTTCACTATTTTCTCTAACGCCATGGCACAAGGAGAGCAAATCCCGGGCTCCATTCAACCCGGTCAAATCGAAAAACAACTCAAGGTAGCGCCTATTCCGAAGGCCGAGCCGCCTGCCATACAGGTTATCCCGGAACAACCGATTCCAGCCCCGGAAGAAGGCGCAGTCTCATTTGAGTTTAAGGAGGTTGTTTTTTCAGGCGCCACGGTCTATCCCGAAGCCGACTTGAAAGCGTTCTTTGCGGATCTGGTGGGCAAAACGGTGACTCTCAAGCAGCTCCGGGCCGCCGCCAACAACGCCGCTACAAAATACCGCAATGACGGCTATGTGCTGGCCCAGGTGCTCATCCCCAAGCAAACACTGAAGGACGGGCTGATGCGCCTGGATGTCGTTGAGGGCAGTATCGGTGAAGTCAGGTTCCAGGGCGGCACCGCTGACGATAAAATTGAATTGCTTCAGGATTATGTCGATAAAATCCGGGCAACAAAGCCGGTCAGGATTGATGTGCTTGAACGCTATCTTCTGTTGATCAATGATCTTCCCGGCATTACCGCGCATGGTTCACTCTCGCCTTCGGCCAAGCAGCCGGGATCTGCTGACCTGGTTATCGAAATCGCCCAAAAAAATTTCGGCGGTTCACTAGGTTTCAATAATCGCCTGACCGAACTGCTTGGGACTTATCGGGCCGAGGTCTATGGCGAGGCAAACAATATCTTGGGACTGCAGGAAAAATCCTACGCACGGATCCTGCAATCGTTCGAAGACAAAATGACCGTGCTGTCGGTAGGTGAAGATTTGCCGTTGTCCAGTGAAGGAACCCGCCTGTCTCTTATGTTTAATGAGGTTTGGTCTAACTCCTCCCTGTTCGACATCTCTAATGATCTAAAATCAAATCTGGTTTCTTTTAACCTGGGCGTATCGCATCCGCTGATCCGGAGTCGTAACACGAACTTGAGCATACGCGGCACTTACTCGATGGTCGATTCACGGTCAAAGAGCGACTTCTTTAACGAAACCATCACCAATGACCGTATCCGCTCCTTCCGGGTGGGTTTGACTTATGACCTGGCCGACAGCTGGCGCGGCATCAACATTGCCGATCTGGAACTGAGCCAGGGGGTGGACGCGCTCGGCGCGCGCAATCCTTCCGATGCGTCCCGGGAAGCCGGCACATCGCAGCTTTCGGCGGCACAAGGGCAGGTGGATTACACCAAAACCAACCTGTATCTGGCCCGCCTTCAAGCCCTGGCGCCCAACTGGTCCTTTCTGGCCGCGTTTCAAGGGCAATATACGGAAGATGTTCTGCTGGCGCCTGAGCAATTTTCGCTGGGCGGCGAGCAGTTTCTCCGCGCCTATGATCCCTCGGAGTTCATCGGTGATAAAGGCTTTGCGACCAAGGCAGAGCTGCGTTACACCTTTAATCCCTTCGACGCGGCCAGCGCAACCCTCTATGGTTTCTTCGATTACGGCGAAGTCCATTACAACTACGACAGGCCCGGCGTTTCCGTCGAAGCGGCCGGTGTCGGCATGAGGCTGTCGGTGACCCGTTATTTCTCCGGTTATATCGAGGGGGCGAAGCCCATGCATCCCGATCAATCGACTGAGCAGAACAAAGACATGCGCTTGTTCGGCGGCTTTAAATTGACCTTTTGA
- a CDS encoding S8 family peptidase, with translation MLALPALLATSIAFGAQSDPGDYDRLLNEANSKGVASVLVTLDDTVTLEEMGSSLDSIKAEMKSKAEVLLAELGEYALTEGYWNNGIGQIGLYVNAKGLQVLANSANAVSFSSDDARTYRIRAYDDDGSLDAIESIIDKKGFANVEVFLNVDEGDYDIDRKGKTVFKSSSALLDQIASRLNNIKTHKFAKSFKNFDVTPSLAAIPSPSFRVRIDRNTFYGLRESEDVRVIRPVGFVDPRQAQWPADVLETAQADGSAEVIITLRGGSVFSTKAGSMSAKALKAQAGANQRAFDDILVDADTSSTSAVLASYADIGAIHARLPYESLKRLYKKADSRILSIELNRPVAEATLTSSTGLMNMQSAWNAGYRAAGQSIIIVDSGIRKDHELFKMNGATKITYEACFGTDAEGYYSICPSKDIKGDSPLGLSGSGEPYSKLTDCSTLATSASAGYHDCSHGTHVAGIAAGRKSPSVSPSNLQGVAPDAGLISAQVYSYDVNKYKVKAFNADILAVLDAVLSATTAGTNNPYVVNLSMADNQIYSGDCGSLTDTQKTYESIKNAIKSLTDRGVPIVTATGNDKSRTGIRWPACVPHTIKVSSVASDAYGTDLSEFANIGNPASFTGPILLAPGGGWKTSIRSADRASTTATKLMAGTSQAAPHVSGVYAAIKAAVPGISVADATNWIVNTGSIPVTVDTKTYRRIRIPNF, from the coding sequence ATGCTGGCGCTGCCAGCCTTGCTTGCTACATCCATTGCCTTCGGCGCCCAATCCGATCCTGGCGATTATGACAGATTACTCAATGAGGCCAATTCAAAAGGCGTGGCAAGTGTTTTGGTGACGCTGGACGATACGGTGACACTGGAAGAAATGGGAAGCAGCCTTGACTCTATAAAAGCTGAGATGAAGTCAAAAGCGGAAGTTTTGCTGGCTGAGTTGGGCGAGTATGCGTTAACAGAAGGATACTGGAATAACGGTATCGGTCAGATCGGGCTCTATGTGAATGCGAAGGGGCTTCAGGTTCTGGCCAATAGCGCCAACGCAGTATCCTTCTCGTCCGATGATGCGCGGACATATCGCATCCGGGCATATGATGACGACGGCAGCCTCGACGCCATCGAATCTATCATCGATAAAAAAGGCTTTGCCAACGTCGAAGTGTTTCTGAACGTTGATGAAGGCGATTACGACATAGACAGGAAAGGCAAAACTGTATTCAAGTCATCATCGGCATTGCTGGATCAGATCGCAAGTCGCCTGAATAACATTAAAACGCATAAGTTCGCTAAGTCTTTTAAAAACTTTGACGTCACGCCGTCTCTGGCGGCTATACCCAGCCCAAGTTTTCGGGTAAGAATTGACAGGAATACGTTCTATGGCTTGCGTGAGAGCGAGGACGTGAGAGTCATCCGGCCGGTAGGCTTTGTTGATCCCCGTCAGGCTCAATGGCCGGCTGACGTGCTGGAAACGGCACAGGCTGATGGATCGGCAGAGGTGATAATCACATTACGCGGCGGCTCGGTTTTTTCCACGAAGGCCGGTTCCATGTCGGCCAAAGCATTAAAGGCTCAAGCCGGCGCCAATCAGCGCGCCTTTGATGATATCCTTGTTGATGCCGATACATCATCAACATCGGCGGTTTTGGCAAGTTATGCCGACATCGGGGCTATACATGCGAGACTTCCGTACGAATCCCTAAAACGGCTATATAAAAAAGCCGACTCGAGAATTCTCAGCATTGAATTGAACCGGCCTGTCGCCGAGGCGACGCTGACCAGCAGCACAGGACTGATGAATATGCAATCGGCATGGAACGCCGGTTATCGTGCTGCCGGCCAAAGTATCATCATTGTCGATTCCGGCATACGAAAAGATCACGAACTCTTCAAGATGAATGGCGCGACCAAGATCACTTATGAAGCCTGTTTCGGCACTGATGCTGAAGGGTATTATTCGATCTGTCCCAGCAAAGACATTAAGGGCGATAGCCCTCTGGGTCTGTCCGGCTCCGGAGAGCCGTATAGTAAATTGACAGATTGCTCGACCTTGGCCACGAGTGCTTCCGCAGGTTATCATGACTGCTCGCACGGCACTCATGTAGCGGGCATCGCCGCAGGCCGCAAAAGTCCTTCTGTTTCGCCGTCAAACCTTCAAGGAGTTGCGCCCGATGCCGGATTGATCTCGGCGCAAGTGTACTCGTATGACGTGAATAAATACAAGGTAAAAGCATTTAACGCGGATATTCTAGCTGTCCTCGACGCAGTATTGTCAGCCACAACGGCCGGCACGAATAACCCTTATGTGGTCAATTTAAGCATGGCCGACAATCAAATCTACTCTGGAGATTGTGGTTCCCTTACGGATACGCAAAAGACTTATGAGAGTATTAAGAATGCTATCAAGAGTCTGACTGACCGTGGAGTTCCAATCGTCACCGCCACCGGCAACGACAAGAGCCGTACTGGGATTCGCTGGCCGGCCTGTGTTCCTCATACTATCAAGGTAAGTTCTGTTGCCAGCGATGCGTATGGTACAGACCTGTCTGAGTTTGCAAACATCGGTAATCCGGCCAGCTTCACTGGACCAATTCTGCTGGCTCCGGGAGGCGGTTGGAAGACATCGATCAGATCCGCGGACCGTGCCTCGACAACCGCCACCAAGCTGATGGCAGGCACGTCGCAGGCAGCTCCGCATGTGTCGGGTGTGTATGCCGCCATCAAGGCCGCCGTTCCCGGCATCAGCGTTGCTGATGCCACGAACTGGATCGTGAATACGGGCAGCATCCCTGTTACTGTCGACACCAAAACTTATCGGCGGATTCGCATCCCCAATTTTTAA
- a CDS encoding xanthine dehydrogenase family protein molybdopterin-binding subunit: MKAPLDRSELNIDRLNADDLHIVNISRRAFLKDLALTGFVLAAGLPALIGAEETAPHTDEAKYGADAMPHGWVDNPLVFVAIADDGTVTIVCHRSEMGQGIRTSLPMVVADELEVDWNRVRIEQAPGDEKRYGNQDTDGSRSMRHFFLPMRRVGAAARAMLEAAAAAQWQVPIQEVRAEQHQVRHAATGRTLGYGQLARTAAKLPVPSRESLRLKKPAEFRYVSKGQVGIYDGQEMVIGRSVYGIDTRLKDMLYAVVARPPAFGGKVLHYDAKDALKVSGVVRVIELKGSPPPAEYNPLGGVAVIARNTWAAIQGRKALKIEWDKGPHGSYDSAAYKAELEAAARKPGKVMRNDGNIDAAMEGAARRIEAEYYIPHLAQAPMEPPAATARIVDGQCEIWTCTQAPQVARDRVAKWLKLPAENVTVHVTLLGGAFGRKSKPDYVIEAALLSQAMNGQPVKLTWTREDDLHHAYFHTVSLERLEAGLDDQGKPVAWLHRTVAPSISSIFALGSKHEMTAELGMGVINVPFAIPNVRIENPEAEAHTRIGWFRSVSNIPHAFAVQSFVAELAAATERDPKDFLLDLIGSPRRIDPRTLEDTWNHGESPQLYPVDTGRLRRVTETVAREAGWGRTLPRGRGLGIAAHYSFVTYIATVVEVVVGEDGKLSIPRIDVAVDCGPQVNPERIRSQIEGACIMGVSLATLGEISFKDGAVMQDNFDTYQLTRMDDAPREIRVHMLPATDFDTPLGGVGEPGVPPIAPALCNAIFAATGQRIRQLPIGDQLLKD, translated from the coding sequence ATGAAAGCTCCACTGGATCGCTCCGAATTGAACATCGACCGGCTGAATGCCGATGACCTGCATATCGTCAATATCAGCCGGCGCGCATTTCTCAAGGATCTGGCGCTGACCGGATTCGTGCTGGCCGCAGGACTTCCTGCGTTGATAGGGGCGGAGGAAACCGCTCCGCATACAGACGAGGCGAAGTATGGCGCCGACGCCATGCCGCACGGCTGGGTGGACAATCCCCTGGTGTTCGTCGCGATAGCGGATGACGGTACAGTCACTATCGTTTGCCACCGTTCGGAAATGGGGCAAGGCATACGCACCAGCCTGCCCATGGTGGTGGCCGACGAGCTCGAGGTCGACTGGAACCGTGTACGCATCGAACAGGCGCCTGGCGACGAGAAACGCTACGGCAATCAGGATACCGACGGTTCCCGCAGCATGCGCCATTTCTTCCTGCCCATGCGCCGGGTCGGCGCGGCGGCCCGCGCCATGCTCGAAGCGGCGGCGGCTGCACAATGGCAAGTGCCGATCCAGGAGGTTCGTGCCGAACAGCATCAGGTCCGCCACGCAGCAACCGGCAGAACGCTCGGCTACGGTCAATTGGCCCGGACTGCGGCAAAACTGCCGGTACCTTCCCGCGAAAGCCTTCGGTTAAAGAAGCCGGCCGAGTTCCGCTACGTCAGCAAGGGCCAGGTCGGAATCTACGACGGGCAGGAGATGGTCATAGGCAGAAGCGTGTACGGTATCGATACCCGCCTCAAGGACATGCTGTATGCCGTGGTAGCACGGCCTCCCGCGTTTGGCGGCAAAGTCCTGCATTATGACGCCAAAGACGCCCTGAAGGTGTCGGGCGTAGTACGCGTGATCGAACTCAAAGGCAGCCCTCCGCCTGCCGAATACAACCCGCTCGGCGGCGTAGCGGTGATCGCCCGCAACACCTGGGCGGCGATTCAGGGGCGCAAGGCGCTCAAGATCGAATGGGACAAAGGACCTCACGGCAGCTATGACTCGGCAGCTTACAAGGCTGAACTCGAGGCCGCCGCGCGCAAACCGGGCAAGGTAATGCGCAACGACGGCAATATCGATGCCGCTATGGAGGGCGCAGCCAGACGGATTGAAGCCGAGTATTATATTCCGCATCTTGCCCAGGCGCCGATGGAGCCGCCGGCGGCGACCGCCCGCATCGTCGACGGCCAGTGCGAAATCTGGACCTGCACGCAGGCCCCGCAAGTGGCCCGCGACCGTGTGGCCAAATGGCTCAAGCTGCCGGCAGAGAACGTTACGGTGCACGTCACCCTGTTAGGCGGTGCTTTCGGACGCAAGTCCAAACCCGACTATGTCATTGAAGCGGCGCTCTTGTCGCAGGCCATGAACGGCCAGCCTGTCAAACTGACCTGGACGCGCGAGGATGATCTGCATCATGCCTACTTCCACACCGTTTCACTCGAGCGGCTGGAGGCGGGGTTGGATGACCAGGGCAAGCCCGTGGCCTGGCTGCACAGAACGGTCGCTCCTTCGATTTCCTCTATTTTTGCTCTCGGCAGCAAGCACGAGATGACGGCTGAACTTGGCATGGGTGTCATCAATGTGCCTTTCGCAATACCCAATGTGCGGATCGAAAATCCGGAGGCCGAGGCGCATACGCGTATCGGCTGGTTCCGTTCGGTGTCCAATATCCCTCATGCTTTCGCTGTCCAGTCTTTCGTCGCTGAGCTGGCTGCGGCGACAGAACGCGATCCCAAGGATTTTTTGCTGGACCTGATCGGATCGCCGCGCCGTATCGATCCGCGTACTCTTGAAGATACCTGGAATCATGGCGAATCACCCCAATTGTATCCGGTAGATACAGGCCGACTGCGCCGCGTGACCGAAACTGTTGCGCGTGAGGCCGGTTGGGGACGCACGCTGCCCCGGGGGCGGGGACTGGGCATCGCGGCCCATTACAGTTTCGTTACTTACATTGCGACCGTGGTGGAAGTGGTCGTCGGCGAAGACGGCAAACTGAGCATACCCAGAATCGATGTGGCGGTGGATTGCGGTCCTCAGGTCAATCCTGAAAGAATCCGTTCGCAGATCGAGGGCGCCTGCATCATGGGCGTCAGCCTGGCCACTCTGGGCGAGATCAGCTTCAAGGATGGCGCTGTGATGCAGGATAACTTTGATACCTATCAGCTCACCCGGATGGATGATGCGCCCCGGGAAATTCGGGTCCACATGCTGCCGGCAACTGACTTCGACACGCCGCTGGGCGGCGTGGGCGAGCCGGGCGTACCGCCTATCGCGCCGGCATTGTGCAACGCGATTTTTGCCGCAACTGGCCAACGCATCCGCCAATTGCCAATCGGGGATCAACTGCTTAAAGACTGA
- a CDS encoding (2Fe-2S)-binding protein, with protein sequence MITLDINGKPHQIDLPEDTPLLWALRDYLGLTGTKYGCGMALCGACTVHLDGKPVRACVTPVSAATGKKVVTIEAIDQDATGKKVQEAWLTLGVPQCGYCQPGQIMAATALLKQKSKPTDADIDAAMSGNICRCGTYTRIRAAIKQAAGTTEVKP encoded by the coding sequence ATGATCACGCTCGATATCAACGGCAAGCCCCATCAGATTGACTTGCCCGAGGATACTCCCCTTCTTTGGGCCCTGCGCGACTATCTAGGATTGACCGGAACCAAATACGGCTGCGGCATGGCGTTATGCGGCGCCTGCACGGTGCATCTCGACGGAAAGCCGGTGCGCGCCTGCGTAACGCCTGTCTCGGCCGCCACAGGCAAAAAAGTTGTCACTATCGAAGCGATCGATCAGGATGCGACAGGAAAGAAAGTCCAGGAGGCTTGGTTAACGCTGGGCGTACCGCAATGCGGCTATTGCCAGCCTGGTCAGATCATGGCGGCCACCGCCCTGCTCAAGCAAAAATCCAAACCTACCGATGCCGATATCGATGCCGCCATGAGCGGCAATATCTGCCGTTGCGGCACTTACACTCGCATACGCGCCGCCATCAAGCAAGCGGCCGGAACAACGGAGGTCAAGCCATGA
- a CDS encoding XdhC family protein, translating to MIRDILNLQLELREARHPYVLATVVEILGSSSAKPAAKALIDLSGKIVAGWVGGGCAQAIVSRTALECLDTGEPCVIEIDLNDEVFGAGMPCGGSMRVYVEPVLPKPLLWLMGHGRIVESLCEFAHRVGFEAVVNDPQATEDRFPTAFRVISDDSRYQQLRPQTGDFVVIATHHKGDYESLTRALQSEAPYIALVSSRKRAKLVLERLRQEGFPETSLARVRAPAGLDLGARLPEEIALSIVSEMVLVRRRGNGEPLSRISPATD from the coding sequence GTGATCCGGGACATTCTCAATCTCCAGCTAGAACTGCGCGAAGCGCGCCATCCCTACGTCCTGGCCACGGTGGTCGAAATACTGGGTTCGTCCTCGGCCAAGCCTGCCGCCAAGGCGCTGATCGACCTTTCGGGCAAGATTGTTGCCGGTTGGGTCGGCGGTGGCTGTGCGCAGGCCATAGTGTCCAGGACGGCGCTTGAGTGTCTTGATACAGGAGAACCCTGCGTGATCGAAATCGACCTGAACGATGAAGTTTTCGGCGCAGGTATGCCTTGCGGCGGCAGCATGCGGGTATACGTCGAACCGGTATTGCCCAAGCCGCTGCTCTGGCTGATGGGCCATGGGCGCATCGTGGAAAGCCTCTGCGAATTCGCGCACCGGGTAGGATTTGAAGCAGTTGTCAATGATCCGCAGGCCACGGAGGATCGCTTTCCCACCGCTTTCCGCGTGATCAGCGACGACAGCCGTTACCAGCAATTGCGGCCGCAAACGGGCGATTTCGTGGTTATCGCCACTCATCACAAAGGCGACTATGAATCGCTGACCCGTGCTCTGCAATCCGAAGCCCCGTATATCGCGCTGGTCTCCAGTCGCAAGCGGGCGAAACTGGTACTGGAGCGACTGCGGCAGGAAGGTTTTCCTGAAACCAGCCTTGCCAGAGTGCGAGCGCCTGCCGGCCTAGATTTGGGCGCAAGACTGCCGGAGGAGATTGCCTTGTCCATCGTCAGCGAAATGGTACTGGTGAGGCGGAGAGGGAATGGCGAACCATTGAGCAGAATTTCGCCGGCGACGGACTAA
- a CDS encoding nucleotidyltransferase family protein, whose protein sequence is MPKLICLNGQHDEYPGADPTKPPFKIIFKLMDPIIGILLAAGASRRFGADKLTHILPDGGQIAVHACRNLLAGTDGVLAVVRPGSEELAARLQAEGAEVRICADAEQGMGMSLAFGIRARPEAAGWLVALADMPWIMPATIRRVADEIRLGTLIAAPCWQGQRGHPVGFSQVLGPDLAALNGDAGAKSVVQAHLEQLCLVDCNDPGVLRDIDKPQDLEILTKN, encoded by the coding sequence TTGCCGAAATTGATTTGCCTGAACGGTCAACACGATGAATACCCGGGCGCTGATCCTACGAAGCCACCATTCAAAATTATCTTTAAACTGATGGACCCGATTATCGGCATACTGTTGGCCGCCGGAGCCAGCCGACGCTTCGGCGCCGACAAACTGACCCATATTTTGCCAGATGGTGGCCAGATTGCGGTGCATGCCTGCCGCAATTTATTGGCCGGCACGGATGGCGTGCTGGCGGTGGTTCGTCCTGGCAGTGAGGAACTGGCTGCCCGGTTGCAGGCAGAAGGGGCGGAAGTTCGAATCTGCGCCGATGCCGAGCAAGGCATGGGCATGAGCCTTGCCTTCGGTATTCGCGCTCGGCCTGAAGCCGCCGGCTGGCTGGTCGCTTTGGCGGATATGCCCTGGATAATGCCTGCGACCATTCGTAGGGTAGCGGATGAGATTCGTTTGGGTACACTTATCGCCGCGCCATGCTGGCAAGGCCAGCGCGGGCATCCGGTCGGCTTTTCGCAGGTTTTAGGGCCTGATCTGGCCGCATTGAATGGCGATGCCGGCGCAAAATCGGTGGTTCAGGCCCATCTTGAGCAACTTTGCCTTGTTGATTGTAATGATCCGGGTGTGCTTCGGGACATTGACAAGCCGCAAGATTTAGAAATACTGACAAAAAATTAG
- a CDS encoding ABC-ATPase domain-containing protein gives MNRLNQLISALADRPFDHVQTLRGSYEFPGFNFRLIKIQRSAGAHPASIASVTVCRQNSAIPEVFLQAEAGRLAVADFLIRRFRQGIDMFALQNRGKEGSGSFDTIELSQKMLERDSVLINQAAIELRFMISWPARGQGGGVFDAEQARIMINQELRAIIDATFFYERYDEQTKVQMEQFVDVLTTRLTISRFMDEHRLIAFIADGARLPRNSGIDDRPAESEAVIAFQSPDSLQVKIPLSDGRCLTGMGVREGITCITGGGYHGKSTLMQAILAGVYAHVPGDGREFVVTREDACFIRAEEGRSIRDVDISPFIGDLPNGLKTDHFSSDNASGSTSQAAAIVEAIESGSRLLLFDEDTCATNFLVRDALISQVLDASLEPIRPLYSTVRSLWNKRRVSMIFVAGGLGCFLQKADTCLLMDHYRCRDITDKVRDRLGAIVNEDAMLEGFSSARRLATDNFDPAYENKRLKKTIAKRIKPLRKALRQLEYGMDLVNLEAVVQIAEAPQMLTLGYCLQALRNKISQSADQPETIRFWIDRLYSNIAEQGLQVLAPDYPGTLSLPRKYELAAAINRIRSLRIV, from the coding sequence ATGAACCGGCTAAATCAGTTAATCTCGGCGCTTGCCGATCGTCCTTTTGATCATGTACAGACATTAAGAGGCAGCTATGAGTTTCCCGGCTTCAATTTCAGGCTGATCAAGATTCAACGCAGTGCCGGCGCCCATCCCGCCTCGATCGCCTCGGTCACAGTATGCCGGCAAAACAGCGCCATTCCTGAAGTTTTTCTGCAGGCCGAGGCCGGCAGGCTGGCCGTCGCAGATTTTCTGATTCGCCGCTTTCGACAGGGAATCGATATGTTTGCGCTGCAAAATCGCGGCAAGGAAGGCAGCGGTTCGTTCGATACCATCGAGTTAAGCCAGAAAATGCTGGAAAGGGACAGCGTTTTGATCAATCAAGCCGCCATTGAATTGCGCTTCATGATCAGTTGGCCTGCCAGGGGGCAGGGTGGCGGCGTTTTTGATGCCGAACAGGCGCGGATTATGATAAACCAGGAACTGCGCGCCATCATCGATGCCACGTTTTTTTATGAGCGCTATGATGAACAAACCAAAGTACAGATGGAGCAGTTTGTCGATGTGCTGACAACACGCTTAACGATCAGCCGATTTATGGACGAGCACCGGCTGATCGCTTTTATCGCCGACGGTGCTCGGCTGCCGCGCAACAGCGGAATCGACGACAGGCCGGCCGAGAGCGAGGCTGTTATCGCCTTTCAATCGCCTGATTCCCTGCAGGTTAAAATCCCGCTATCGGATGGCCGCTGCCTGACCGGCATGGGCGTCCGGGAGGGCATTACCTGTATTACCGGCGGCGGCTATCACGGCAAATCGACCTTGATGCAGGCGATTCTGGCCGGCGTCTATGCGCATGTGCCGGGCGATGGCCGCGAATTTGTCGTGACGCGTGAAGATGCTTGCTTTATCCGGGCCGAGGAAGGGCGCAGCATTAGGGACGTGGACATCAGCCCTTTTATCGGAGACTTGCCGAACGGCCTGAAGACTGATCATTTTTCCTCGGACAACGCCAGCGGCAGCACGTCTCAAGCAGCCGCCATTGTCGAGGCTATCGAAAGCGGGTCGAGATTGCTGTTGTTCGATGAGGATACCTGCGCGACCAACTTTCTGGTGCGCGACGCCTTGATCAGTCAGGTGCTGGACGCTTCGCTGGAACCGATCAGGCCGCTTTATTCCACGGTACGCTCGCTTTGGAACAAACGGCGCGTATCGATGATTTTCGTGGCAGGCGGGCTGGGCTGTTTTCTGCAGAAAGCCGATACTTGCCTGCTCATGGACCACTACCGTTGTCGCGATATCACAGACAAAGTGCGCGACAGGCTCGGTGCGATTGTCAATGAAGACGCAATGCTTGAGGGCTTCTCCTCAGCGCGCCGGTTGGCTACTGATAATTTTGATCCGGCATATGAAAATAAACGTTTGAAAAAAACGATCGCTAAACGCATTAAACCGCTGCGCAAGGCGCTGAGACAACTGGAGTACGGCATGGACTTGGTCAATCTGGAGGCCGTCGTGCAGATCGCGGAAGCTCCGCAGATGTTGACCCTGGGTTATTGCCTGCAGGCGCTGCGCAATAAAATCAGTCAGTCGGCCGATCAGCCCGAAACTATCCGATTCTGGATAGATCGGCTTTACAGCAACATCGCCGAACAAGGCTTGCAGGTGCTGGCGCCTGATTATCCCGGTACACTTTCCCTGCCGCGCAAATACGAACTGGCTGCCGCCATCAACCGGATCAGGTCGTTGCGAATTGTTTAG
- a CDS encoding VOC family protein — MSDSIQLQIHHVSIIVSDTSRALAFYSDILGLKTCDRPNLPFPGAWLQLGEHQIHLLEVPNPDRNENRPEHGGLDRHTAFLVNDLDAVQQQLEQQDIFYTLSKSGRRALFCRDPDGNAVELIQDLSAIN, encoded by the coding sequence ATGTCTGACAGCATTCAATTACAAATTCATCACGTCAGCATTATCGTGTCCGACACATCGAGAGCGCTGGCGTTCTACAGCGACATATTGGGCCTTAAGACCTGCGATCGCCCCAATCTGCCGTTTCCGGGCGCCTGGCTGCAACTTGGCGAGCACCAGATTCATCTGCTCGAAGTGCCCAATCCCGACCGGAATGAAAATCGCCCTGAACATGGCGGACTGGATCGCCATACGGCTTTCCTGGTCAATGATCTGGACGCCGTTCAGCAGCAACTGGAACAGCAGGATATTTTCTATACATTAAGCAAGTCGGGACGCCGGGCCTTGTTCTGCCGCGATCCTGACGGCAATGCCGTGGAATTGATCCAGGATCTGAGCGCCATAAATTAA
- a CDS encoding KGG domain-containing protein, whose protein sequence is MTQQRGSTGSGQGKSARGFASMDEAKQREIASKGGHAAHAKGTAHEFTPEEAREAGRKGGQVAHERGTAHEFTSEEAREAGRKGGKAAHEKGTAHEFTSEEAREAGRKGGKAARGGREEEEGGGKGKSARGFASMDEEKQREIASKGGQHSHGGGRKH, encoded by the coding sequence ATGACTCAACAAAGAGGTAGTACCGGTTCGGGCCAAGGCAAATCAGCCCGCGGATTTGCTTCAATGGACGAAGCCAAACAACGTGAAATTGCCAGCAAAGGCGGCCATGCCGCTCATGCAAAAGGCACAGCCCATGAATTTACGCCGGAAGAAGCAAGAGAGGCCGGACGCAAAGGCGGTCAGGTCGCTCATGAGAGAGGCACTGCCCACGAGTTTACTTCCGAGGAAGCCCGGGAAGCCGGACGCAAAGGCGGCAAAGCCGCTCATGAAAAAGGCACCGCCCATGAGTTTACTTCCGAAGAAGCCCGAGAAGCCGGACGCAAAGGCGGCAAAGCCGCCCGCGGCGGCAGAGAGGAGGAAGAAGGCGGCGGCAAAGGCAAATCAGCCCGAGGTTTTGCTTCAATGGATGAAGAAAAACAACGTGAAATAGCCAGCAAAGGCGGCCAGCACAGCCATGGTGGCGGCAGAAAACATTAA